The genomic region TTTCGCCATGAATACGTTCTACTGTGTAAGCACCACGATATTTTTGCTTATCCAATTTAAGTTGATGTCTAGACAATAATGCATCAATCACCTCAAAACCAATGTTATGTCTTGTCAGCTCATACTTTTTTCCAATATTTCCCAATCCTACTATACACTTCATGATTTACCTCCGACACTTTATGATTCATACACGTGATGAAATGTAACTCCATTATATTATTACTATATCTTAACATATTTACCATTGAGGAGGGTGTATGACCTCAATCAGATAGATACATCATACATAATAGACATAAAATTTAAAAAATAACAACAAAATTAAATATTAATATTTAAAAAGGGATATTAAGTCCCAAAAAGTTAGTGTGCAGTTGCAATAAGTATAAGTGTGATAATGTAACTTTAATACTATAATATTCACTCTATCACTTTATTTAGCGATTAAAAAAAGAACGAGGCCGGGACATCAACCCCAAAATAAATAATGCTAAGATGCTTTTTAATAAAAATACGTCTTAGTGCTTCCTTTTATGATATAACTTTGTATAATATGACTTCGATTTCCGAGGGGATAGCCTCAGGAGTCTCGTCATCAATACTTCGTTTATGCATGTAATCATTCACTATTATACTTAAAAAACAAGACCCTTTTGTACCATTCAAAACAAATAAAAAATCATGAGAAATGATAATTGGGAGTATTTTAAAGTGCAATTGAATCAAAAGCGTTCTAAACCAGAAACGCAAAAAATCTACAAACAAAGAAAAATGAATGTAGAACCTGTTTTTAGATTAATGAAGACTATTTTAGGGTTCAATCAAATGTCGGTGCGAGGATTAAATGAGGTAAAACGAGGACTCGGTTTTGTCTTTATAGCATTAACTATAAGAAAATGAATTGTACGTCGTGCGACTAAACATATCATTAAAGGAAAAACTTCGAGATTTTTCGTAAATTCTTACGAAAACCTCGAAGTTTTTTCGATTACTGAGATATTATGTCTCAGCCTCACTACGGAATAAAATAAATTATTCTTCTTCTTTTTCTTCTTTGTCAGCTTCTTCGCCTACAACTTCTGGCTCTTCCGTTTGAGTTTCGCCTTCCATTTCAGCGATTTCTTCTTCTGTTGGTTCTTCTGTTGGTGCTACAACTGAAGCAACAGCATCTTCTGGGTTATTTTCGATTGTGAAATCTCCAGAAACTTTAATTTCGCTCACTGAAATACTGTCACCAATTTCTAATCCACTGATATCTACTTCAAGATATTCAGGAATGTTGTCTGGTGTTGCAGTAATTTCTAAGTCGAAAATTGGTTGTTCAACTACGCCACCTTCTTTAGCACCAGGCGCTTCACCAATTAAGTGAACTGGTACTTCAACAGTACGCTCTTCGCTCATGTTGATAGCTAAAAAGTCGATGTGTGTAATTTGGTTTTTCAATGGATCGAATTGGTAGTCAGAAACCATGACTTTAATTTCTTTAGAACCTACGCCTAATTGAATAACCCCGTTACGGCCAACTTCACGAATCACTTTGATGAATTCTACTTCATCGACTTTAACTGATACGTTTTTTGTACCATAACCGTATACTACTGCAGGTACTTTACCTGCTTCACGGATTTTACGTAAATCTCCGCGTGTTTGTTTACCTTGACGAATAATAGACTTTAATGAAGTCATATTCATTTTCCACCTTTCTATTGAGGTTGAGATAAAAGTATCAATCGCTGTTTCAAACGAACATTGACTCTATCCTAGCCTCGCACCTGCCCATCAACCGGTAAGTTGCTTGCAAGTGTTTATTTGTTCGATTTTGTACGAACAGAAGTATTTTACACAAAAAAGTAACAAAAGTCAATGCTCACTTTTAATCAAATAATACACTTACTGATTCTCTTTCATATACACGAACAATGGCTTGTGCTAATAGTTCAGCTACTGTTAACTCTTTAATATTACTTGGTTTTTGATCTTCTTTAAGCTGAATTGAATTTGTCACAATTAATTCTTTAATCGCTGAATTTTCGATACGCTCTTTAGCTGGACCAGATAAAACTGGGTGTGTACAACATGCATAAACTTCTGTCGCACCTTTATCTTTTAAAGCTTGTGCTGCTAATGTAATCGTACCAGCCGTATCAATAATATCATCAATAATAATCGCTGTACGCCCTTCAATCTCACCTACAATATTCATGACTTCAGCTACATTAGGCTTCGGACGACGCTTATCAATAATCGCGATTGGTGTTTTTAAAATATCCGCTAGCTTACGCGCTCTTGTAACACCGCCGTGGTCTGGCGAAACAACAACACATTGCTCGGGGTCAATATCTTTATTGTTTAAGAAGTACTCTGCTAAGATAGGCACACCCATTAAATGGTCAATCGGAATATTAAAGAAGCCTTGGATTTGCGGTGCATGTAAATCTAACGCAATCATACGATGGGCACCAGCTGTTTCAAATAAATCTGCTACTAATTTAGCTGTGATAGGTTCACGGCTACGTGCTTTACGATCTTGTCGCGCGTATCCATAGTATGGCACAACTATTGAAATATTAGCCGCTGAAGCACGCTTACACGCATCTATCATAATTAACAATTCCATTAAGTGTACGTTTACTGGATTTGAAGTCGGTTGAATAATAAACACATCACAACCACGAATACTTTCCTCGATATTGATTTGAATTTCACCGTCACTAAAGCGTTTAACAGTACATTTACCTAATTCTACGCCCACATGTTCAGCAACTTCTTGTGCAAGTGGCTCATTACCTTTCAACGAGAAAATTTTCATAGACGAATTTTTATATTCGGTGTTTAACATTATAAATCCTCCAATTTTTATTTGGTCACTATTTAAGTAGACCTCTTTTATCCTACATATTATTTAGAATTGTTTTGATTTAAATATCCTTCTTTAGTGACTTGTCTTGCACGTGCCAGTGCTAAGCTTGATTCAGGCACATCATCTGTAATTGATGATCCCGCAGCAATCATCGCACCATCACCTATTGTTACAGGTGCGATGAGGTTTGTATTGCATCCGATGAAAGCGTCTTGACCAATCGTCGTTTTAAACTTATTGACACCATCATAATTAACCGTGATTGTACCTCCACCTACATTTGTACGTGCACCAATTTGAGCGTCACCAATATAACTTAAATGTGGGACTTTCGCACCGTTTTCAATTTGAGATTTTTTAATTTCGACGAAGTTACCGACTTTTGAACCTTCACCTAAATCAGCACCTGGTCTAAGTTGTGCAAATGGACCAACTTTAACTTTTGAGCTGACGTGCGCATCCGTTACTACCGATTGTCGAATATGCACCGCATCACCAATTTGACTATTATGAATTTCTGAATATTGTCCAATAACAGTGTCGTCACCAATTTGCGTTTGGCCTGTCAACTTTACCCCTTGTTCGATAGTTGTATCTTGTCCAATGATAACATCAACACCGATGTAAGTTGTTTCAGGATCGATTAATGTAACACCATTTTTCATATGGTATTCATTAATACGTTGACGATATTTTTTCTCGGCTTGGCTTAATGCTACACGATCATTTACACCCATAATCTCATCAAAATCATCTGTATGGTATATCGCTAGTTTGCCTTTTTGAGCTTTGATTAATGTAAGCACTTGAGGTAAATAGTATTCGCCTTGTGCATTATTGTTATCGACTTTTTCTAACAATGTAAACAGGGTTTGATTATCAAATGCAAAGATGCCTGAGCTAATCTCTGTAATTGCTTTTTGCGAATCATTTGCATCTTTTTCTTCTACAATTTCAACAAGCTCATTTTGATCACTACGAACAATACGCCCATAACCAAAAGGTGTTTGTGTCGTGGCTGATAATACCGTTGCAACAGCTTTTTCACGTTCGTGATGTTCGATTAACTTCGACAAAGTCTCACCCGTAATAAGTGGTGTATCTCCACATACTACGAGCGTAATTCCTTTTTTTTGTGCTAAATGTTCAGATGCTTGCTTAACAGCGTGTGCTGTACCAAGCTGTTCTTCTTGAAAACTATACTTTGATGTTTCACCCAGTGCTTCTTTGACGCTATCTGCACCATGACCAACAATGGTTACAAGTTCATCAACGCCCGAATGACGGACTTGATCAATAACATGCGCAATCATTGGCTTACCTAACACTTCATGTAACACCTTATACTTTTTCGATTTCATTCTTGTGCCTTTTCCCGCTGCTAAAACAATTGCATGTTTTTGCATTGCAATGAACCCTCCAGTATTTTTACGCTTCTATATAATTATAATTTAAGCTTGCACATACTTTCAACAGTTATTCCAATAAATACAAGTTCATCAAATGATTACTTCTAAAAAAGGGGCTTACAACACACAATTGTCAGCTTTTAGACAATATGATTTGAAAAAAGAGCTTTGCGATTGAACGACATGTCCAAGTGCAAAGCTCTTTCATAAACTATCACAAGTATTTAAGCTTCTTCATCAGTTGTTGCTGAAGCTTCTGTATTGTCTTGATTGTTTGGTACAAATACTTCATCAGTTTCTTCATATACTTTCATTACTGCATCCTGTATTTCTTGTCTCATTTCAGAATTGATTGGATGCGCAATGTCACGGAATTCACCATCTGGTGTACGTTTGCTAGGCATTGCGACAAACAGGCCTGAATTCCCTTCAATTACACGTAAGTCATGGATGACGAATGCTTCCTCAAGTGTAATTGATACTAAAGCCTTCATTCTACCATCAGTTTGTATTTTTCTTAGTCTGACATCTGTCACTTTCATGTAGTGAGCCCCCCATAAGCATATAATTTGTTGTTGTGTAGTAAGAAGCCTAAAAAGAACCTTTATGATTATACATTTTTGACTTCAGCAATAAGTTCTATTTCAACTTTAACATCTTTTGGTAAACGTGCAACTTCTACAGCACTTCTGGCTGGTTTATGAGTATCAAAATATGAACCATAAACTTCATTCACTTTTTGAAAATTTTCCATATCTGAAAGGAAAATTAACGCTTTTACGACATGTTGCAAGTCTGATCCTGCTGCATCAAGTACTTCTTTTAAATTTTCAAGTACTTGTTTAGTTTGCTCTTGCACATCTTCACTTACAATGTCACCATCTAGATTTAATGGTATTTGACCTGATGTATAAACGAGACCATTCACCACTGTTGCATGTGAGTATGGCCCTAATGCTTCAGGCGCTTTGTTTGTGTTAATTACTTTCATGCTGTAACGCTCCTTTTACAATTAAAATTTAGATAAACTATTGCCTTCTTCAACTTTGAATTCCTGATTATATTCATCTACGTCAGATAAACGTACTAAGGAAGTATAATCCTCAATCAGCCTTTGTTTGACTTCTTTTGATTCTACAAGTACTGATACCCCTTTTACATGCGCTTTAAACTCATTCATGAGATTCATTACACCATTAATTGAACCACCTGCACGCATGAAATCATCAACAATCAGTACGTTTGAATGTTCTTTAAGCGTACGTTTGGATAAGACCATCGTCTCAATCTTCCTTGTAGAACCAGAGACATAGTTAATTGAAACGGTTGAACCTTCCGTTACTTTATTGTCTTTACGTATTACAACTACTGGTAAGTTTAAAACGCTTGCCACTGCATTGGCAAGAGAAATGCCCTTAGTCGCTATCGTTACGATTGCGTCTAACTCTTCTTTCATATAAATCGTTGCAATCAATCGTCCTACTTTATTCAGTAATCTCGGATTTCCGACTAAATCGGATAAAAACAAATAGCCTCCTGGAAGCAAACGCTCTTTCTCTTGCAGCAATGAGATGACTTCATTGACAACAGCCACCGCTTCTTCTTTTTGCATCTGAGGCCTATATTTCACGCCTCCACTTGCGCCAGCAACAGTTTCAATTGTTCCGAGTTGTTCTTTTAGGAATGTTTCTTTAATAATTTGAACATCTTCGCTAATTGATGACTTAGCCTGCTTAAACTTATCTACAAAATAAGTGAGGGGCACAAGTTTGTTGGGATTGCTAATTAAATACTGGGTCATAAAAACGATTCTTTCACTTCTTTTATATCTCACCTATGACATCCTCTCTTTTTATCCTAACGTTCTTACAACGTAAACATCATTACAACAACCACTGACAGCATTATAAATATGACGCGCCTGACGTTCTTTATGCGCTAATCCATAGACAGTCGGGCCACTACCGCTCATCAGCGCCCCATCTGCTCCATTATTGATCATGTTTACTTTTAGCTTTTCAATATCTTTTTGTAAAGCCATAGATACCGGTTCTAAGCGGTTTGATAAACTTTGGCACATCAAGTCATAGTCACCTGCTTCTATAGCTTCTAGACATTGTTTAGTGCGTACTTCATATGGTTTTGACAAATCTAAATGACCATAAATCTCTGGCGTTGATAATCCTGCATCAGGTTTTGCAATAACAACCCATGAAGAAGGTGGTTTTGGTAGTAATTCAATCACTTCTCCGCGCCCACGACATATTGCCGTTGTACCATATACACAAAATGGGATATCCGATCCGATTGCTGCTGATAAATCACTCAACTCTTCTAATGAGATATTCAACCCGAATAATCGATTCATCCCTCTCATTGTAGCCGCTGCATCACTTGATCCCCCTGCGAGTCCAGCTGCAACTGGAATATTTTTATCCAATGTAATCGTGACACCTTGTTGAATGTCATATGTTTCTTTCATCAATAATGCTGCACGATAAGCTAAGTTCCTTTCATCTGAGGGAATGAATGTTTCATCAACATGCAAAACAATCTTATCATCTTGACGTTTTTCAAAAGATAAACGATCATTTAAATCAATTGTGGTCATGATCATTTCAACTTCATGATAGCCATCATCTCTTTTATAAAGGGTATCTAATGTTAAATTGATTTTAGCTGGCGCCGTTTCATAAATCATCACAATTTTTGCCTCTTTCAAATTGGTATTATAGTGATTTTAACATATAACGCTTAAATCAGTCGCCTGTTTTTAACTTATCTCACTTATTAAACAAGTCGTATGATCAATGTATGTATTGTTTTATGGCTCTCAGTCAAATTGGACTGGTCGCATTAAATTAAGGCGTTATGCAATAATGGATTGCTTAACGCCTTTTTCGTTGTGTGATCATAAAGTCTTGAACATTAATGCCTCTTCTAATACAACAAAAAATCAGTAAAATTGAGTTGGTAAAACATACTTTATAACTTAGGGGTATGAATAAATATAGCAAATTTGATTGTTTCCTAAGCCGAGACTTCTGAGGCATCTTGCCGTAACCGAAAATCCATTTTAAGATTGGGTAAGTTCAATCTTAAAATGAGTCGAGGTGAGATGCCTAGAAAAGCGAGGCTTTATGGAACAATCAAATAAATGAAATTATTTATACACCAGTCCGATTTACTATAGAACCTGTTTTATTATCATCGTGATATTCTTCTCATTAACAGCATAAACATAAAGAAAAGCCACCTAATTCCATATGAAATCAAGTGGCTTACCTATGTACGTTCTATAATAAATCCCATTCAATGATTTTATTGTGCAGTCACTTCTAGTTGACGTTCATCATCTACAAATAATACGTGTACATTTTCTGTCAGTACATCCGTATACGTATATGATACGCGTTCAAAATTATGTTTATCTGAGTCAAGCTCAACAATGAACACTGACGGATATGTTTCAGCTAGCACTCCGCAACGTTCTATTGTTTTTTTGCGTCCTCCGTTAGCCTTAAGTACAATACGATTTCCTAACTGACAATCAAGACGATTTTTGATGTCTACAATAGATTTTGGCATATTGCTCCACCTCGCTACAAGTGTATTATAACACATTCCAAGCAAAGCGTCAAATAAAATTTCAATTTTATCAAGGTAATGGATGAAAGTCAATATTTTTATAATGTCAATTTCGGGAAATTTTTCAATTCATTATATAATCGTGCATATTCGTGTATTGACAGCGTTTCCCCACGTCTTTTAGGGTTAATTTCAGCACTTTCTAACCATTTAATTATATATTCTTTATGCTGCTTACCCTCTATAAATAAATTTTGATAATTATTTAATATTGTTTTTCGACGTTGGCTAAATGCACCTTTCGTCATTTTGAAAAATTCCTTTTCGTTATCAATGGCAACAAGTGGTTCGCTTCTTCTCATGAGTTTTATCACAATTGAATCCACATTGGGTGGAGGCATAAACACAGTTTTCGGAACGGTTGTCACCTTAGATGTTTCGGTGTAATATTTTGCTACGATTGAGAGTGAACCATATGCCTTAGTACCCACATCAGCATTCAAGCGTTCTCCAACTTCTTTTTGCATCATCACAACATAACCATCAATATTTAAATGTTCTTCTAATAAAGTTAGAAGAATGGGTGTCGTGATATAGTATGGCAAATTAGCTACTACTAAAATTTGATCACACCCACTTAAATGTCGCTTAATCGCTTGGGATACGTCCGCTTTTAAAATATCTTCGTTGATGACAGTGACATTATCATAAGGCGATAATGTCTCAGTTAATACAGGTATTAGACGTTGATCAATCTCAAAAGCAACCACACTTTTAGCATGCTTGGCAAGTTGCTCTGTAAGCGAACCCATGCCTGGTCCGACTTCGATAACACCTGTATTTTGATCAATTCCGCTCGCTTCAATAATTTTGTTAATGATATTGACATCTATTAAAAAGTTTTGCCCTAAGCTCTTCTTAAAACTAAAACCATGTTCTTCAAGTAACGCACGTGTTCTTGATGGTGTAGCTATATCTTTTTCATGCATTAATTTGATTCCTCTTTTCCTAATGCTTGGCGTACATCCTTTTCAGTAAAGCCAAAAGCATTGAGTTTCTTTAATAATTGTTTTCCATTTGAATGGCCGATATGTAAACGTCGCCCTAATATTTCGCGTTGTCGTCTAGCATCTGGACCTATTATAAGCCCTAAATCAATTAATACTTCCTTACGAATGGACTCTTCTCCTTCAGAAAAAGGCGTTGATACATACGTCAACGCCTCACGTATATCCTCTAAACTTGCATGTTCCACCCCAATTTTGCCACGTTTACTTTTGGCCTTTTCACGGTCAATAAATGCGTGTTTCACTCCTGGAACAGCTTGTCTAATAATCGTGCGAATCTTATCACCCGGGAAATCAGGATCCGTTAATACGATAACCCCTCTTGTCTCTTGTGCTTGACGTATCACTTCAATAATGGATTCGTCAATGGCACTTCCATTCGTTTCAATCGTTTCACAAGAGACTGCTCGCTTCACGCGTTCGGTGTCATCACGCCCTTCCACTACAATAAACTCATTAATTTTCACAATGTCACCTTCTCTATTTTAAGTTGAATAACCGCTCGGCATTTAAAGTCGTTTGTTTAGCAACTTCTTCATAAGAAATCCCTTTAAGTTCGGCTATTTGTTCAGCTACAAGTGTGACGCGTGACGGCTCATTACGTTTACCACGATAAGGATGCGGTGATAAAAATGGCGCATCTGTTTCAACAAGTAAGCGATCTAGCGGTACATGTTTAGCGACTTCTTTCGGTTGCTTAGCATTTTTAAATGTGACTGGTCCACCTAATGAGATATGAAAATTTAATTTATGAATTAAAACATCTGCAATTTCAGGAGATCCGCTGAAACTATGCATAATACCGCCCACTTCTTCAGCATGCTCTTCTAATAAAATATCCACACAATCTTGAGTTGCTTCTCGGTTGTGAATGACAATCGGTAATTTGACACGTTTAGCTAATGCAATTTGCTTTCTGAAAAGCGCTTTTTGCACATCTTTTGGCGATTTATCCCAATGATAATCCAATCCCATTTCACCAATACCAATCACTTTAGGGTGTGAAGCTAACGTTTCAATCCACTCTAGATCTTTTTCCGTGCAATCAATCGCATCAACAGGATGCCAACCGACTATCGCGTATAAAAAGTCATATGTTTCAACAAGTTGCATTGCTCGTTGAATCGTTTTCGTATCAAAACCGACTACAAACATACGATCAACACCTGCTTCTAATGCACGATCAATCACCTCTTGTAAATCCTCATCATACTGATCTGCATTCAAATGCACATGCGTATCAATTAACATGCATTATTCCTCCTTATTCATAACCTAAATGTATTCATGTAGCTATTTCTATCATCTTACCCTGAATCGTATTTCTTTAAAATAGCCACTCGAAAGAAAAGAGGTGAGTCGTACTTCCATGACTTCACCTCTTCTTTCCTTATTTAATAACCGCGCCATTCGGAATTGCACTTGGTAGACTCACAAGTGTCAAAACTTTATCTTTTTCAGCAGATAGAATCATACCCTCTGATTTTTCACCCATTAATTTTGCAGGCTTCAAGTTCGTCACAACGGCTACTTTTTTACCAATGATGTCTTCTGGCTGATAGAACTTTGCAATACCAGAAATAATTTGTCGTTGTTCATATCCTAAATCTACAACTATTTTAAGTAGCTTGCTTGATTTTTCAACTTTTTCAGCGTCAATAATGGTTGCGGCTTTGATTTCTACTTTATCAAAATCTTTAATATCAATCGCTGCTTTAGAAGGGACTTCTTCTTCTACTTTTGGTACTTGCATTGATTTTTTAATATATTCTACTTCCACCTCTACATCTAAACGCGGGAAGATTGGCGTTGGCTTAGCCGTAACTGTAATTGGAGTTGAAAGTTGACCATATTGTTCAAGACTTTCAAATCCATGTAACGCCTCACTTTGAATATTCAATTGCTCAAAAATTTGGTACGGGGCATGTGTTAAGAATGGGCGCAACAATACAGCTGCAAAACGTATATTTTCAACTAAATGTGCCATCACATTGCCTAACATATCCTTTTGACTTTCATCTTTTGCAAGCATCCATGGTGTTGTTTCATCGATATATTTATTAGTACGCGAAATTAACTTCCAAACTGTTGAAAGTGCAACCGAAAATTGTAAACTATCCATATTTTCATGGTATGCAGCAACTGTATCGAGTGCAAGTTGCTCCATCTCCTGGTCAAGTTCATGTTTGGGTCCTTCATACGCCGGTAATTGACCATCAAAGTACTTGTTAATCATTGAAATTGTACGATTAACTAAATTCCCTAGGTCATTCGCTAAATCATAATTCGTACGATCTACAAAGGCTTCAGGCGTAAAGACGCCATCCGATCCAAATGGCAATTCGCGCATTAAATAGTAACGCGTCGCATCTAGACCATAGCGTTCAATGAGCACATTAGGGTCCATCACATTGCCTTTAGACTTACTCATTTTGCCGTCTTTCATCAATATCCAACCATGTGCAAATACTTTTTTAGGTAATGGTAAGTCTAATGCCATTAAAATAATCGGCCAAATAATTGAGTGGAAACGCACAATTTCTTTTGCCATTAAATGAATATCTGCTGGCCAATACTTTTGGAATAGTGCATCTTCATCTGTTAAGTAACCTAACGCAGAAATATAATTGACAAGCGCATCTAACCATACATATACGACATGCTTCGGATTAGATGGTACTTGTACACCCCAGTTAAATGACGTACGTGAAACCGCTAAATCAGATAATCCAGGTTTAATAAAGTTGTTAATCATTTCATTTTTACGTGAAGGAGGTTGTATAAACTCTGGATGTGCATCATAAAAAGCTAACAAGCGATCCGTATATTTAGATAACTTAAAGAAATAGCTTTCTTCTTTGACAAGCTCAACTTCATGTCCCGAATCCGGACTTTTACCGCCGACAATTTTGCCATTTTCGTACACAGGCTCCACTAACTGAGTTTCAGTGTAGAACGTTTCATCTGGCACAGAGTACCAACCTTCGTACTCCCCTAGATAAATATCACCTTGCTTTAAAAGTTTCTCGAAGATTTTTTCGACTACGACTTTATGTCTGCTTTCAGTTGTACGAATAAAATCATCGTTCGAAATATCTAGCTTTTTCCATAAAGATTTAATACTCTCAATCATTTCATCTAAATATTCAAGTTCTGATTTCCCAGCTTTTTGTGCTTTCTCTTGTATTTTCTGACCGTGTTCATCCGTTCCAGTTAAATAACGTACGTCATACCCTTGAAGGCGTTTGTAACGTGCAATGACATCTCCTGCTACGGTTGAGTACGCATGTCCAATGTGTAAGTGACCACTTGGATAATATATAGGTGTCGTAATGTAAAATGTTTCTTTCACCATTAGCGTTCCTCCTCATTTCTTATCTTATTAAATATATCTAAATTTGAATTAGTTTTCAATATACTAAGTTGTTTGTTTCGATGATCAATCAATATGATGATATAGATTGTATACCTTTTGTGTTGGCATATCACGATCATCTGCTACCTTTTTAATCGCTTGTTTCGGCTTCATATTTTGATTAATATAACGCGTCACATGTTCGTCTATCGTCAATCCTTCATACCACTGATGACCTACTTCGGGCATTGCGCCTTCAATAATCATAACAAACTCACCTTTCAAAGGAATATCTGTCTCAAGCTGTGATAACAACACCTCAACAGTTTGCGTTGTAATTTGCTCAAATTTTTTTGTCAACTCTCGACCTAACGTAACGCGACGTTTACTATCAATTTTGGCGATGACTTGCAATGTATCTTTGACCCGAAATGGTGATTCATATAATAACAATGTACTATCTTGAAACATACGTTCTTTCAAAATAGCTTCTTTTTCGCGTGCTTTTCTTGGCAAAAACCCTAAAAATGTATATGTAAATGAAGGTAAACCACTGGCCATCAATGCAGTCAATCCCGCATTTGGCCCCGGAATAGGGATGATATGAATCCCCTCTTCTCGCGCTCTTACGACAAGCTCATATCCAGGATCAGATATCAACGGTAACCCTGCATCTGACACGAGTGCGATACTTTTTCCTTCTTTTAATATTGTGATTAACGTTTCAGTCATTTGCACTTTATTATGTTCGTGGTATGACTTTAACGGGGTCGTTATTTCAA from Staphylococcus felis harbors:
- the rnmV gene encoding ribonuclease M5; amino-acid sequence: MKINEFIVVEGRDDTERVKRAVSCETIETNGSAIDESIIEVIRQAQETRGVIVLTDPDFPGDKIRTIIRQAVPGVKHAFIDREKAKSKRGKIGVEHASLEDIREALTYVSTPFSEGEESIRKEVLIDLGLIIGPDARRQREILGRRLHIGHSNGKQLLKKLNAFGFTEKDVRQALGKEESN
- a CDS encoding TatD family hydrolase; amino-acid sequence: MLIDTHVHLNADQYDEDLQEVIDRALEAGVDRMFVVGFDTKTIQRAMQLVETYDFLYAIVGWHPVDAIDCTEKDLEWIETLASHPKVIGIGEMGLDYHWDKSPKDVQKALFRKQIALAKRVKLPIVIHNREATQDCVDILLEEHAEEVGGIMHSFSGSPEIADVLIHKLNFHISLGGPVTFKNAKQPKEVAKHVPLDRLLVETDAPFLSPHPYRGKRNEPSRVTLVAEQIAELKGISYEEVAKQTTLNAERLFNLK
- the metG gene encoding methionine--tRNA ligase, translating into MVKETFYITTPIYYPSGHLHIGHAYSTVAGDVIARYKRLQGYDVRYLTGTDEHGQKIQEKAQKAGKSELEYLDEMIESIKSLWKKLDISNDDFIRTTESRHKVVVEKIFEKLLKQGDIYLGEYEGWYSVPDETFYTETQLVEPVYENGKIVGGKSPDSGHEVELVKEESYFFKLSKYTDRLLAFYDAHPEFIQPPSRKNEMINNFIKPGLSDLAVSRTSFNWGVQVPSNPKHVVYVWLDALVNYISALGYLTDEDALFQKYWPADIHLMAKEIVRFHSIIWPIILMALDLPLPKKVFAHGWILMKDGKMSKSKGNVMDPNVLIERYGLDATRYYLMRELPFGSDGVFTPEAFVDRTNYDLANDLGNLVNRTISMINKYFDGQLPAYEGPKHELDQEMEQLALDTVAAYHENMDSLQFSVALSTVWKLISRTNKYIDETTPWMLAKDESQKDMLGNVMAHLVENIRFAAVLLRPFLTHAPYQIFEQLNIQSEALHGFESLEQYGQLSTPITVTAKPTPIFPRLDVEVEVEYIKKSMQVPKVEEEVPSKAAIDIKDFDKVEIKAATIIDAEKVEKSSKLLKIVVDLGYEQRQIISGIAKFYQPEDIIGKKVAVVTNLKPAKLMGEKSEGMILSAEKDKVLTLVSLPSAIPNGAVIK
- the rsmI gene encoding 16S rRNA (cytidine(1402)-2'-O)-methyltransferase, encoding MADLYLVGTPIGNLDDMTFRAIQTLQSADVIACEDTRVTKKLCHHFEITTPLKSYHEHNKVQMTETLITILKEGKSIALVSDAGLPLISDPGYELVVRAREEGIHIIPIPGPNAGLTALMASGLPSFTYTFLGFLPRKAREKEAILKERMFQDSTLLLYESPFRVKDTLQVIAKIDSKRRVTLGRELTKKFEQITTQTVEVLLSQLETDIPLKGEFVMIIEGAMPEVGHQWYEGLTIDEHVTRYINQNMKPKQAIKKVADDRDMPTQKVYNLYHHID